A section of the Elizabethkingia anophelis R26 genome encodes:
- a CDS encoding sodium/sugar symporter, with amino-acid sequence MNNILTTKDYIVFFIYFIIVSCYGFWVFYKKKAKTAGGSKDYFLAEGSLTWWAIGASLIASNISAEQFIGMSGSGFKMGLAIATYEWMAAITLIVVAVFFIPVYLKNKIFTMPQFLHKRYNGTVAMIMAVFWLLLYVVVNLTSILYLGALAVSSISGLNITFCMYTIAIFAIIITLGGMKVIGYTDVIQVFFLILGGLATTYLALNLVSDHYGNGNGIFHGYQIMTQKASEHFHMILKPDNESYLDLPGLSVLIGGMWLVNLNYWGCNQYITQRALGADLKTARSGILFAAFLKLLMPVIVVLPGIAAYVLWKDGLFQNEMLYDGEINPDRAYPVLLNLLPAGLKGLSFAALTAAVVASLAGKSNSIATIFSLDVYHKIFDRKASEKKLIRVGKITIIISMILAVIIAPHLGIDKKGGFQYIQEYTGFVSPGIFAMFTLGFFWKKTTSTAALFATIGGFFFSVFLKFLPGYTDLSFLSKYKFAILNKASGLYEIPFLDRMAIVFIICVIGMFLISKTENARGVIPKGLEVDSKMFRVHPGFFIGALIITLITTALYMIYW; translated from the coding sequence ATGAATAATATATTAACTACAAAAGACTACATTGTATTCTTTATTTACTTTATCATTGTTTCCTGCTATGGATTTTGGGTATTCTACAAGAAGAAAGCAAAAACCGCAGGTGGATCCAAAGATTACTTCCTTGCAGAAGGTTCTTTGACGTGGTGGGCAATAGGCGCTTCACTTATTGCATCCAATATCTCGGCTGAGCAATTTATCGGAATGAGTGGCTCTGGTTTCAAAATGGGACTGGCTATAGCTACCTACGAATGGATGGCTGCCATTACACTTATCGTTGTTGCGGTTTTCTTTATTCCAGTATATCTCAAAAATAAAATTTTTACAATGCCGCAATTTCTCCATAAACGCTATAATGGCACTGTAGCAATGATTATGGCAGTTTTCTGGCTATTGCTTTATGTAGTAGTTAATCTAACTTCCATACTTTATCTGGGAGCTCTGGCAGTAAGCAGTATTTCAGGACTTAACATCACCTTCTGTATGTATACTATAGCCATTTTTGCCATTATTATTACGCTCGGTGGAATGAAGGTGATAGGCTATACAGATGTAATACAAGTTTTCTTTTTGATACTAGGTGGTCTGGCAACTACTTACTTAGCTCTTAATCTGGTTTCTGATCATTATGGAAATGGTAATGGTATCTTCCACGGCTATCAGATTATGACTCAAAAAGCATCAGAGCATTTTCATATGATACTAAAACCAGATAATGAAAGCTATTTGGATCTCCCCGGCTTATCTGTGTTAATAGGTGGAATGTGGCTCGTTAACCTCAACTATTGGGGTTGTAATCAATATATAACCCAACGGGCACTTGGAGCTGATCTTAAAACAGCACGAAGCGGAATCTTATTTGCCGCCTTTCTCAAACTACTAATGCCGGTAATTGTTGTACTCCCAGGTATTGCAGCTTATGTGCTGTGGAAAGACGGATTGTTTCAGAATGAAATGCTGTATGATGGAGAAATCAATCCCGACAGAGCCTACCCTGTATTGCTTAATCTGCTTCCCGCAGGCTTAAAAGGGCTTTCCTTTGCTGCATTAACAGCAGCTGTTGTAGCATCATTGGCAGGGAAATCCAACAGTATAGCTACTATCTTTTCTCTCGATGTTTATCATAAAATATTCGATAGGAAGGCTTCAGAAAAAAAGCTTATTCGTGTTGGAAAAATTACAATAATTATCTCTATGATTCTCGCAGTAATCATAGCCCCCCATCTTGGAATTGACAAAAAAGGAGGTTTTCAATATATCCAAGAGTATACCGGGTTTGTCTCTCCAGGAATATTCGCTATGTTTACATTAGGCTTTTTCTGGAAAAAAACAACTTCAACCGCTGCCTTATTTGCTACAATCGGAGGCTTCTTTTTCTCTGTGTTTCTTAAGTTCTTACCCGGTTATACAGATTTATCCTTTCTAAGCAAATACAAATTTGCAATACTGAATAAGGCTTCCGGATTGTATGAAATTCCTTTTCTAGATCGTATGGCGATTGTGTTTATAATCTGTGTTATCGGAATGTTTCTGATAAGCAAAACAGAGAATGCACGAGGAGTGATT
- the xylA gene encoding xylose isomerase: protein MNYIKEQKEFFKGIGKILYEGTESDNPFAFRWYNPDYIIRGKSMAEHFKFACAYWHSFNANGSDPFGGSTHIFSWDQKSDVIERAKDKMDAAFEFMSKLQIPYYCFHDVDLVDYTDNVVDNEKRLQVITSYAQEKQKETGIKLLWGTANLFSHKRYMNGAATNPDFHVLAHGAAQVKSALDATITLNGQNYVFWGGREGYTSLLNTNMKREQEHLAKFLHLSKDYARKNGFTGTFFIEPKPCEPTKHQYDYDAATVIGFLRQYGLADDFKLNLEVNHATLAGHTFQHELQVAADAGLLGSIDANRGDEQNGWDTDQFPYNINELTESMLIILEAGGLQGGGVNFDAKIRRNSTDTEDLFFAHIGGMDLFARALITADKILGESSYLQFRRERYQSFDTGKGAEFEKGNLFLEDLYHFAAKNGEPEVRSGKQEFLENLINRYI from the coding sequence ATGAACTACATCAAAGAACAAAAAGAATTTTTCAAAGGAATAGGAAAGATTCTGTATGAAGGAACTGAAAGTGATAATCCGTTTGCGTTCAGATGGTATAATCCTGATTATATTATCCGGGGCAAAAGCATGGCGGAGCATTTCAAGTTTGCTTGTGCTTACTGGCATTCTTTCAATGCTAATGGGAGTGATCCTTTTGGAGGCAGTACTCATATATTCTCCTGGGATCAAAAATCGGATGTTATTGAACGCGCAAAAGATAAAATGGACGCAGCTTTTGAGTTTATGTCCAAACTCCAAATCCCATATTACTGTTTTCACGATGTCGATCTCGTGGATTACACAGATAACGTTGTAGATAACGAAAAAAGGCTGCAAGTCATTACTTCATATGCACAGGAAAAACAAAAAGAGACAGGCATTAAACTGCTTTGGGGAACAGCAAATCTCTTCAGCCATAAGCGCTATATGAACGGAGCAGCTACCAATCCCGACTTTCATGTACTTGCACATGGTGCCGCACAGGTAAAATCTGCGTTGGATGCCACTATTACACTGAACGGACAGAACTATGTATTCTGGGGTGGTCGTGAAGGTTATACATCTCTTTTGAACACAAATATGAAGCGTGAACAAGAACATCTGGCAAAATTCTTACATCTTTCAAAAGATTACGCACGTAAAAATGGTTTTACCGGGACATTTTTTATTGAACCTAAGCCATGCGAGCCTACAAAACATCAATATGATTACGATGCTGCAACCGTGATAGGTTTCCTTCGCCAGTATGGATTAGCAGATGACTTTAAACTCAACCTCGAAGTAAATCATGCAACCCTCGCCGGGCACACCTTTCAGCATGAACTCCAAGTGGCAGCGGATGCAGGGCTATTAGGCTCTATAGATGCCAACCGAGGTGACGAACAAAACGGCTGGGACACAGATCAATTCCCATATAATATAAATGAACTAACGGAGTCTATGCTTATTATTTTGGAAGCCGGAGGTTTGCAGGGAGGTGGAGTGAATTTCGATGCAAAAATCAGAAGAAATTCGACTGATACAGAAGACTTGTTTTTTGCACACATTGGCGGAATGGACTTATTTGCAAGGGCTTTGATAACTGCAGATAAAATTTTAGGAGAATCTTCCTATTTACAATTCAGGAGAGAACGTTATCAGTCTTTTGATACAGGTAAGGGCGCTGAATTTGAAAAGGGGAATCTATTTTTAGAAGATCTATATCATTTTGCAGCAAAAAATGGAGAACCGGAAGTAAGATCTGGTAAACAGGAGTTTTTAGAAAACCTCATCAACAGATATATCTGA